The following are encoded in a window of Cyprinus carpio isolate SPL01 chromosome B18, ASM1834038v1, whole genome shotgun sequence genomic DNA:
- the LOC109058855 gene encoding neuronal acetylcholine receptor subunit alpha-3-like isoform X2: MKTRALVILHSCYLLYFLLSDSGVCGSEAEHRLFSVIFSSYNQYIRPVENVSDPVIVQFEVSMSQLVKVDEVNQIMETNLWLRHIWNDYKLRWNPKDFGGVEFIRVPSNKIWKPDIVLYNNAVGDFQVDDKTKALLRYNGDVTWIPPAIFKSSCKIDVTFFPFDYQNCTMKFGSWTYDKAKIDLVLIGSTINLKDFWESGEWSIIDAPGYKHDIKYNCCEEIYTDITYSIYIRRLPLFYTINMIIPCLLISFLTVLVFYLPSDCGEKVTLCISVLLSLTVFLLVITETIPSTSLVIPLIGEYLLFTMIFVTLSIVITVFVLSVHYRTPKTHSMPGWVRHVFLGLLPRVMFMTRPEKDPERKTRSCALHAPGLVSSKQTNLSRRLPLLLCSSELNNLSEASGFLCRDGRCMWKQHGNNVSSEGAEDAGSLCMSPPVRDAIESVKYIAENMRLQNEAKEVQDDWKYVAMVIDRIFLWVFVLVCVLGTAGLFLQPLLMIEDM; encoded by the exons ATGAAAACCAGAGCTCTCGTCATTTTGCACTCCTGCTACTTGCTGTATTTTCTTCTGTCTG ATTCAGGGGTTTGTGGCTCCGAGGCCGAGCACAGGCTCTTCTCAGTCATCTTCTCCAGTTATAACCAGTACATCAGACCAGTGGAGAACGTGTCCGACCCCGTCATCGTCCAGTTTGAAGTGTCCATGTCACAGCTGGTCAAAGTG GATGAGGTGAACCAGATCATGGAGACCAATCTCTGGCTGCGACAT ATTTGGAACGATTATAAGCTCAGGTGGAATCCCAAGGACTTCGGAGGCGTTGAGTTCATCCGTGTGCCGTCCAACAAGATTTGGAAACCAGACATTGTGTTGTACAACAA TGCAGTCGGAGATTTCCAGGTGGATGACAAAACGAAAGCTCTTCTACGCTACAACGGAGACGTCACCTGGATCCCTCCGGCCATCTTCAAGAGCTCCTGCAAGATCGACGTCACCTTCTTCCCGTTCGACTATCAGAACTGCACCATGAAGTTCGGCTCGTGGACCTACGACAAAGCCAAGATCGACCTGGTGCTGATCGGCTCCACCATCAACCTGAAGGATTTCTGGGAAAGCGGCGAGTGGAGCATCATCGACGCTCCCGGATACAAGCACGACATCAAGTACAACTGCTGCGAGGAGATCTACACGGACATCACGTACTCGATCTACATCCGCCGGCTGCCGCTCTTCTACACCATCAACATGATCATTCCCTGTCTGCTCATCTCCTTCCTGACCGTTCTGGTGTTTTATCTCCCGTCCGACTGCGGAGAGAAGGTGACCTTGTGCATTTCCGTTCTCCTCTCCCTCACGGTGTTCCTCCTGGTCATCACCGAAACCATCCCGTCCACGTCTCTCGTCATCCCTCTGATCGGAGAGTACCTGCTTTTCACCATGATATTTGTGACTCTGTCCATCGTGATCACTGTGTTTGTGCTCAGTGTGCATTACCGCACGCCTAAGACGCACAGCATGCCCGGCTGGGTGCGGCACGTCTTCCTCGGTCTGCTCCCTCGGGTCATGTTCATGACGCGGCCTGAGAAAGACCCGGAGAGGAAGACCAGATCCTGCGCTCTTCACGCTCCAGGTCTGGTTTCCAGCAAACAGACGAATCTGTCGCGCCGGCTTCCTCTGCTCCTGTGCTCCTCTGAGCTCAACAACCTGAGCGAGGCGTCTGGCTTTCTGTGTCGAGACGGACGATGCATGTGGAAGCAACACGGCAACAACGTCTCCAGCGAAGGAGCAGAGGACGCTGGGTCTCTGTGCATGTCTCCACCGGTCAGAGACGCCATAGAGAGCGTCAAGTACATCGCCGAGAACATGAGGCTACAGAACGAGGCCAAGGAG GTCCAGGACGACTGGAAGTATGTGGCGATGGTGATCGACAGGATCTTTCTGTGGGTGTTTGTCCTCGTGTGTGTTCTGGGTACGGCTGGACTCTTCCTGCAGCCGCTGCTGATGATCGAGGACATGTGA
- the LOC109058855 gene encoding neuronal acetylcholine receptor subunit alpha-3-like isoform X1: MKTRALVILHSCYLLYFLLSDSGVCGSEAEHRLFSVIFSSYNQYIRPVENVSDPVIVQFEVSMSQLVKVDEVNQIMETNLWLRHIWNDYKLRWNPKDFGGVEFIRVPSNKIWKPDIVLYNNAVGDFQVDDKTKALLRYNGDVTWIPPAIFKSSCKIDVTFFPFDYQNCTMKFGSWTYDKAKIDLVLIGSTINLKDFWESGEWSIIDAPGYKHDIKYNCCEEIYTDITYSIYIRRLPLFYTINMIIPCLLISFLTVLVFYLPSDCGEKVTLCISVLLSLTVFLLVITETIPSTSLVIPLIGEYLLFTMIFVTLSIVITVFVLSVHYRTPKTHSMPGWVRHVFLGLLPRVMFMTRPEKDPERKTRSCALHAPGLVSSKQTNLSRRLPLLLCSSELNNLSEASGFLCRDGRCMWKQHGNNVSSEGAEDAGSLCMSPPVRDAIESVKYIAENMRLQNEAKEVREPTSTRCIIHWSDAVKTTFIQTPSTSLTLSQFIHYSSENGNKI, from the exons ATGAAAACCAGAGCTCTCGTCATTTTGCACTCCTGCTACTTGCTGTATTTTCTTCTGTCTG ATTCAGGGGTTTGTGGCTCCGAGGCCGAGCACAGGCTCTTCTCAGTCATCTTCTCCAGTTATAACCAGTACATCAGACCAGTGGAGAACGTGTCCGACCCCGTCATCGTCCAGTTTGAAGTGTCCATGTCACAGCTGGTCAAAGTG GATGAGGTGAACCAGATCATGGAGACCAATCTCTGGCTGCGACAT ATTTGGAACGATTATAAGCTCAGGTGGAATCCCAAGGACTTCGGAGGCGTTGAGTTCATCCGTGTGCCGTCCAACAAGATTTGGAAACCAGACATTGTGTTGTACAACAA TGCAGTCGGAGATTTCCAGGTGGATGACAAAACGAAAGCTCTTCTACGCTACAACGGAGACGTCACCTGGATCCCTCCGGCCATCTTCAAGAGCTCCTGCAAGATCGACGTCACCTTCTTCCCGTTCGACTATCAGAACTGCACCATGAAGTTCGGCTCGTGGACCTACGACAAAGCCAAGATCGACCTGGTGCTGATCGGCTCCACCATCAACCTGAAGGATTTCTGGGAAAGCGGCGAGTGGAGCATCATCGACGCTCCCGGATACAAGCACGACATCAAGTACAACTGCTGCGAGGAGATCTACACGGACATCACGTACTCGATCTACATCCGCCGGCTGCCGCTCTTCTACACCATCAACATGATCATTCCCTGTCTGCTCATCTCCTTCCTGACCGTTCTGGTGTTTTATCTCCCGTCCGACTGCGGAGAGAAGGTGACCTTGTGCATTTCCGTTCTCCTCTCCCTCACGGTGTTCCTCCTGGTCATCACCGAAACCATCCCGTCCACGTCTCTCGTCATCCCTCTGATCGGAGAGTACCTGCTTTTCACCATGATATTTGTGACTCTGTCCATCGTGATCACTGTGTTTGTGCTCAGTGTGCATTACCGCACGCCTAAGACGCACAGCATGCCCGGCTGGGTGCGGCACGTCTTCCTCGGTCTGCTCCCTCGGGTCATGTTCATGACGCGGCCTGAGAAAGACCCGGAGAGGAAGACCAGATCCTGCGCTCTTCACGCTCCAGGTCTGGTTTCCAGCAAACAGACGAATCTGTCGCGCCGGCTTCCTCTGCTCCTGTGCTCCTCTGAGCTCAACAACCTGAGCGAGGCGTCTGGCTTTCTGTGTCGAGACGGACGATGCATGTGGAAGCAACACGGCAACAACGTCTCCAGCGAAGGAGCAGAGGACGCTGGGTCTCTGTGCATGTCTCCACCGGTCAGAGACGCCATAGAGAGCGTCAAGTACATCGCCGAGAACATGAGGCTACAGAACGAGGCCAAGGAGGTGAGAGAACCGACTTCAACTCGGTGCATAATTCATTGGTCTGATGcagtcaaaacaacatttattcagacaccttcaacatctCTCACActatcacagtttattcactatagttcAGAAAACGGTAATAAAATATGA
- the LOC109058855 gene encoding neuronal acetylcholine receptor subunit alpha-3-like isoform X3 translates to METNLWLRHIWNDYKLRWNPKDFGGVEFIRVPSNKIWKPDIVLYNNAVGDFQVDDKTKALLRYNGDVTWIPPAIFKSSCKIDVTFFPFDYQNCTMKFGSWTYDKAKIDLVLIGSTINLKDFWESGEWSIIDAPGYKHDIKYNCCEEIYTDITYSIYIRRLPLFYTINMIIPCLLISFLTVLVFYLPSDCGEKVTLCISVLLSLTVFLLVITETIPSTSLVIPLIGEYLLFTMIFVTLSIVITVFVLSVHYRTPKTHSMPGWVRHVFLGLLPRVMFMTRPEKDPERKTRSCALHAPGLVSSKQTNLSRRLPLLLCSSELNNLSEASGFLCRDGRCMWKQHGNNVSSEGAEDAGSLCMSPPVRDAIESVKYIAENMRLQNEAKEVREPTSTRCIIHWSDAVKTTFIQTPSTSLTLSQFIHYSSENGNKI, encoded by the exons ATGGAGACCAATCTCTGGCTGCGACAT ATTTGGAACGATTATAAGCTCAGGTGGAATCCCAAGGACTTCGGAGGCGTTGAGTTCATCCGTGTGCCGTCCAACAAGATTTGGAAACCAGACATTGTGTTGTACAACAA TGCAGTCGGAGATTTCCAGGTGGATGACAAAACGAAAGCTCTTCTACGCTACAACGGAGACGTCACCTGGATCCCTCCGGCCATCTTCAAGAGCTCCTGCAAGATCGACGTCACCTTCTTCCCGTTCGACTATCAGAACTGCACCATGAAGTTCGGCTCGTGGACCTACGACAAAGCCAAGATCGACCTGGTGCTGATCGGCTCCACCATCAACCTGAAGGATTTCTGGGAAAGCGGCGAGTGGAGCATCATCGACGCTCCCGGATACAAGCACGACATCAAGTACAACTGCTGCGAGGAGATCTACACGGACATCACGTACTCGATCTACATCCGCCGGCTGCCGCTCTTCTACACCATCAACATGATCATTCCCTGTCTGCTCATCTCCTTCCTGACCGTTCTGGTGTTTTATCTCCCGTCCGACTGCGGAGAGAAGGTGACCTTGTGCATTTCCGTTCTCCTCTCCCTCACGGTGTTCCTCCTGGTCATCACCGAAACCATCCCGTCCACGTCTCTCGTCATCCCTCTGATCGGAGAGTACCTGCTTTTCACCATGATATTTGTGACTCTGTCCATCGTGATCACTGTGTTTGTGCTCAGTGTGCATTACCGCACGCCTAAGACGCACAGCATGCCCGGCTGGGTGCGGCACGTCTTCCTCGGTCTGCTCCCTCGGGTCATGTTCATGACGCGGCCTGAGAAAGACCCGGAGAGGAAGACCAGATCCTGCGCTCTTCACGCTCCAGGTCTGGTTTCCAGCAAACAGACGAATCTGTCGCGCCGGCTTCCTCTGCTCCTGTGCTCCTCTGAGCTCAACAACCTGAGCGAGGCGTCTGGCTTTCTGTGTCGAGACGGACGATGCATGTGGAAGCAACACGGCAACAACGTCTCCAGCGAAGGAGCAGAGGACGCTGGGTCTCTGTGCATGTCTCCACCGGTCAGAGACGCCATAGAGAGCGTCAAGTACATCGCCGAGAACATGAGGCTACAGAACGAGGCCAAGGAGGTGAGAGAACCGACTTCAACTCGGTGCATAATTCATTGGTCTGATGcagtcaaaacaacatttattcagacaccttcaacatctCTCACActatcacagtttattcactatagttcAGAAAACGGTAATAAAATATGA
- the LOC122140381 gene encoding uncharacterized protein LOC122140381, translated as MYIFCNSMFSFCRIERLPHGGGRTGMFSPHQETLIADMVRENNAIKLNEIQQKIIEDHVNFEGINSVSLSTVDRVLKRNRLCMKQLYRVPFDRNSDRVKEQRFQYVQRVFQLDAMERPHEYIYMHEAGFNLTKRRRGGHNVTGHRAIVGVPGQRGGNVTLCAAISNHGVVHHHANLGPYNTHQLLIFLNHMQDALLGQQDEHPIYSMLLFGTM; from the exons atgtatattttttgtaactcCATGTTCTCTTTTTGTAGAATTGAAAGACTGCCACATGGAGGTGGGAGGACAGGTATGTTCTCCCCACACCAAGAGACCCTAATTGCTGATATGGTCCGTGAGAACAATGCcattaaactgaatgaaattcAGCAGAAGATCATTGAGGACCATGTCAATTTTGAGGGTATCAACAGTGTCAGCCTCTCTACTGTTGATCGTGTCCTCAAGCgcaacagactgtgcatgaaacagCTATACAGAGTGCCCTTTGATCGCAACTCAGACAGAGTCAAAGAGCAAAGATTCCAGTATGTACAG AGGGTTTTTCAACTGGATGCAATGGAAAGACCCCATGAATACATCTACATGCATGAAGCTGGGTTTAATCTCACCAAAAGGAGAAGGGGAGGCCATAATGTGACTGGCCATCGGGCCATTGTTGGTGTTCCTGGGCAGCGTGGTGGCAATGTCACATTATGTGCTGCCATCAGCAATCATGGGGTTGTCCACCATCATGCCAACCTGGGGCCCTACAACACTCACCAGCTCCTCATTTTCCTCAATCACATGCAAGATGCTCTGTTAGGGCAGCAGGATGAGCATCCCATCTACAGTATGTTGTTGTTTGGGACAATGTGA
- the LOC109058859 gene encoding ubiquitin-conjugating enzyme E2 Q2-like isoform X3, which translates to MSVSGLKAELKFLESIFDVNHERFRILDWKPDELSCQFNVTGDQLLIIHCNLTESYPLTPPIWFVESDDPSLTGVLERLEEVRRGSTLLLQQLKRLICDLCRLYNLPQHPDVEMLDQPLPAGPLHQDRKHGPTDEVTSEEEEEEEMGEQDIDLEHYEMKEEEPADGKKSEDDGIEKENLAVLEKIRRNQRQDHLNGAVSGSVQASDRLMKELREIYRSQSYKNGIYSVELVNDSLYEWHVKLRTVDPDSPLHSDLQVLKEKEGMDYILLSFSYKDNFPFDPPFARVVSPVLSGGYVLGGGALCMELLTKQGWSSAYSIESVIMQINATLVKGKARVQFGANKNQYSLARAQQSYKSLVQIHEKNGWYTPPKEDG; encoded by the exons ATGTCGGTGTCGGGActgaaggccgagctgaagttTCTGGAGTCGATCTTCGATGTGAACCACGAGCGCTTCAGGATCCTCGACTGGAAGCCGGACGAGCTGAGCTGCCAGTTTAACGTTACAGGAGACCAGCTGCTGATCATCCACTGCAACCTgacg GAGTCCTATCCGCTGACGCCGCCGATATGGTTTGTGGAGTCGGATGACCCGAGCCTGACCGGAGTGCTGGAGCGGCTGGAGGAGGTCCGGAGGGGCAGCACACTG ctccTGCAGCAGCTGAAGAGGCTGATCTGTGATCTGTGCCGTCTCTATAACCTTCCCCAGCACCCGGATGTGGAGATGCTGGACCAGCCTCTTCCTGCTGGACCCCTTCACCAGGACAGAAAG CATGGGCCGACAGATGAGGTCAcgtcagaggaggaggaggaagaggagatggGAGAG caggaCATCGATCTGGAGCACTACGAGATGAAAGAGGAGGAGCCGGCGGACGGGAAGAAGTCTGAGGATGATGGGATCGAGAAGGAGAACCTGGCCGTCCTGGAGAAGATCCGCAGGAACCAGCGGCAGGACCACTTGAAT GGCGCCGTGTCTGGATCTGTTCAAGCGTCAGATCGCCTGATGAAGGAGCTCAGGGAGATCTACCGCTCTCAGAGTTATAAGAACG GCATCTACTCCGTGGAGCTGGTGAACGACAGTCTGTACGAGTGGCACGTCAAGCTCAGGAC tgtGGATCCGGACAGTCCTTTACACAGTGACCTGCAGGTGCTGAAAGAAAAGGAAGGCATGGACTACATCCTCCTCAGCTTCTCATACAAA GATAATTTTCCCTTCGATCCTCCGTTTGCACGTGTGGTTTCTCCTGTCCTCTCCGGAGG GTATGTTCTCGGCGGAGGGGCTCTGTGTATGGAGCTGCTCACTAAacag ggCTGGAGCAGTGCCTACTCCATCGAGTCCGTCATCATGCAGATAAACGCCACTTTAGTCAAAGGAAAGGCAAGAGTGCAGTTCGGAGCCAATAAG AATCAGTACAGTCTCGCCAGAGCACAGCAGTCGTATAAATCACTGGTGCAGATCCACGAAAAGAACG gctGGTACACACCGCCCAAAGAGGACGGCTAG
- the LOC109058859 gene encoding ubiquitin-conjugating enzyme E2 Q2-like isoform X4, with amino-acid sequence MSVSGLKAELKFLESIFDVNHERFRILDWKPDELSCQFNVTGDQLLIIHCNLTESYPLTPPIWFVESDDPSLTGVLERLEEVRRGSTLLLQQLKRLICDLCRLYNLPQHPDVEMLDQPLPAGPLHQDRKHGPTDEVTSEEEEEEEMGEDIDLEHYEMKEEEPADGKKSEDDGIEKENLAVLEKIRRNQRQDHLNGAVSGSVQASDRLMKELREIYRSQSYKNGIYSVELVNDSLYEWHVKLRTVDPDSPLHSDLQVLKEKEGMDYILLSFSYKDNFPFDPPFARVVSPVLSGGYVLGGGALCMELLTKQGWSSAYSIESVIMQINATLVKGKARVQFGANKNQYSLARAQQSYKSLVQIHEKNGWYTPPKEDG; translated from the exons ATGTCGGTGTCGGGActgaaggccgagctgaagttTCTGGAGTCGATCTTCGATGTGAACCACGAGCGCTTCAGGATCCTCGACTGGAAGCCGGACGAGCTGAGCTGCCAGTTTAACGTTACAGGAGACCAGCTGCTGATCATCCACTGCAACCTgacg GAGTCCTATCCGCTGACGCCGCCGATATGGTTTGTGGAGTCGGATGACCCGAGCCTGACCGGAGTGCTGGAGCGGCTGGAGGAGGTCCGGAGGGGCAGCACACTG ctccTGCAGCAGCTGAAGAGGCTGATCTGTGATCTGTGCCGTCTCTATAACCTTCCCCAGCACCCGGATGTGGAGATGCTGGACCAGCCTCTTCCTGCTGGACCCCTTCACCAGGACAGAAAG CATGGGCCGACAGATGAGGTCAcgtcagaggaggaggaggaagaggagatggGAGAG gaCATCGATCTGGAGCACTACGAGATGAAAGAGGAGGAGCCGGCGGACGGGAAGAAGTCTGAGGATGATGGGATCGAGAAGGAGAACCTGGCCGTCCTGGAGAAGATCCGCAGGAACCAGCGGCAGGACCACTTGAAT GGCGCCGTGTCTGGATCTGTTCAAGCGTCAGATCGCCTGATGAAGGAGCTCAGGGAGATCTACCGCTCTCAGAGTTATAAGAACG GCATCTACTCCGTGGAGCTGGTGAACGACAGTCTGTACGAGTGGCACGTCAAGCTCAGGAC tgtGGATCCGGACAGTCCTTTACACAGTGACCTGCAGGTGCTGAAAGAAAAGGAAGGCATGGACTACATCCTCCTCAGCTTCTCATACAAA GATAATTTTCCCTTCGATCCTCCGTTTGCACGTGTGGTTTCTCCTGTCCTCTCCGGAGG GTATGTTCTCGGCGGAGGGGCTCTGTGTATGGAGCTGCTCACTAAacag ggCTGGAGCAGTGCCTACTCCATCGAGTCCGTCATCATGCAGATAAACGCCACTTTAGTCAAAGGAAAGGCAAGAGTGCAGTTCGGAGCCAATAAG AATCAGTACAGTCTCGCCAGAGCACAGCAGTCGTATAAATCACTGGTGCAGATCCACGAAAAGAACG gctGGTACACACCGCCCAAAGAGGACGGCTAG
- the LOC109058859 gene encoding ubiquitin-conjugating enzyme E2 Q2-like isoform X2: MSVSGLKAELKFLESIFDVNHERFRILDWKPDELSCQFNVTGDQLLIIHCNLTESYPLTPPIWFVESDDPSLTGVLERLEEVRRGSTLLLQQLKRLICDLCRLYNLPQHPDVEMLDQPLPAGPLHQDRKHGPTDEVTSEEEEEEEMGEDIDLEHYEMKEEEPADGKKSEDDGIEKENLAVLEKIRRNQRQDHLNVSAHSGAVSGSVQASDRLMKELREIYRSQSYKNGIYSVELVNDSLYEWHVKLRTVDPDSPLHSDLQVLKEKEGMDYILLSFSYKDNFPFDPPFARVVSPVLSGGYVLGGGALCMELLTKQGWSSAYSIESVIMQINATLVKGKARVQFGANKNQYSLARAQQSYKSLVQIHEKNGWYTPPKEDG; this comes from the exons ATGTCGGTGTCGGGActgaaggccgagctgaagttTCTGGAGTCGATCTTCGATGTGAACCACGAGCGCTTCAGGATCCTCGACTGGAAGCCGGACGAGCTGAGCTGCCAGTTTAACGTTACAGGAGACCAGCTGCTGATCATCCACTGCAACCTgacg GAGTCCTATCCGCTGACGCCGCCGATATGGTTTGTGGAGTCGGATGACCCGAGCCTGACCGGAGTGCTGGAGCGGCTGGAGGAGGTCCGGAGGGGCAGCACACTG ctccTGCAGCAGCTGAAGAGGCTGATCTGTGATCTGTGCCGTCTCTATAACCTTCCCCAGCACCCGGATGTGGAGATGCTGGACCAGCCTCTTCCTGCTGGACCCCTTCACCAGGACAGAAAG CATGGGCCGACAGATGAGGTCAcgtcagaggaggaggaggaagaggagatggGAGAG gaCATCGATCTGGAGCACTACGAGATGAAAGAGGAGGAGCCGGCGGACGGGAAGAAGTCTGAGGATGATGGGATCGAGAAGGAGAACCTGGCCGTCCTGGAGAAGATCCGCAGGAACCAGCGGCAGGACCACTTGAATGTAAGTGCTCACTCG GGCGCCGTGTCTGGATCTGTTCAAGCGTCAGATCGCCTGATGAAGGAGCTCAGGGAGATCTACCGCTCTCAGAGTTATAAGAACG GCATCTACTCCGTGGAGCTGGTGAACGACAGTCTGTACGAGTGGCACGTCAAGCTCAGGAC tgtGGATCCGGACAGTCCTTTACACAGTGACCTGCAGGTGCTGAAAGAAAAGGAAGGCATGGACTACATCCTCCTCAGCTTCTCATACAAA GATAATTTTCCCTTCGATCCTCCGTTTGCACGTGTGGTTTCTCCTGTCCTCTCCGGAGG GTATGTTCTCGGCGGAGGGGCTCTGTGTATGGAGCTGCTCACTAAacag ggCTGGAGCAGTGCCTACTCCATCGAGTCCGTCATCATGCAGATAAACGCCACTTTAGTCAAAGGAAAGGCAAGAGTGCAGTTCGGAGCCAATAAG AATCAGTACAGTCTCGCCAGAGCACAGCAGTCGTATAAATCACTGGTGCAGATCCACGAAAAGAACG gctGGTACACACCGCCCAAAGAGGACGGCTAG
- the LOC109058859 gene encoding ubiquitin-conjugating enzyme E2 Q2-like isoform X1, protein MSVSGLKAELKFLESIFDVNHERFRILDWKPDELSCQFNVTGDQLLIIHCNLTESYPLTPPIWFVESDDPSLTGVLERLEEVRRGSTLLLQQLKRLICDLCRLYNLPQHPDVEMLDQPLPAGPLHQDRKHGPTDEVTSEEEEEEEMGEQDIDLEHYEMKEEEPADGKKSEDDGIEKENLAVLEKIRRNQRQDHLNVSAHSGAVSGSVQASDRLMKELREIYRSQSYKNGIYSVELVNDSLYEWHVKLRTVDPDSPLHSDLQVLKEKEGMDYILLSFSYKDNFPFDPPFARVVSPVLSGGYVLGGGALCMELLTKQGWSSAYSIESVIMQINATLVKGKARVQFGANKNQYSLARAQQSYKSLVQIHEKNGWYTPPKEDG, encoded by the exons ATGTCGGTGTCGGGActgaaggccgagctgaagttTCTGGAGTCGATCTTCGATGTGAACCACGAGCGCTTCAGGATCCTCGACTGGAAGCCGGACGAGCTGAGCTGCCAGTTTAACGTTACAGGAGACCAGCTGCTGATCATCCACTGCAACCTgacg GAGTCCTATCCGCTGACGCCGCCGATATGGTTTGTGGAGTCGGATGACCCGAGCCTGACCGGAGTGCTGGAGCGGCTGGAGGAGGTCCGGAGGGGCAGCACACTG ctccTGCAGCAGCTGAAGAGGCTGATCTGTGATCTGTGCCGTCTCTATAACCTTCCCCAGCACCCGGATGTGGAGATGCTGGACCAGCCTCTTCCTGCTGGACCCCTTCACCAGGACAGAAAG CATGGGCCGACAGATGAGGTCAcgtcagaggaggaggaggaagaggagatggGAGAG caggaCATCGATCTGGAGCACTACGAGATGAAAGAGGAGGAGCCGGCGGACGGGAAGAAGTCTGAGGATGATGGGATCGAGAAGGAGAACCTGGCCGTCCTGGAGAAGATCCGCAGGAACCAGCGGCAGGACCACTTGAATGTAAGTGCTCACTCG GGCGCCGTGTCTGGATCTGTTCAAGCGTCAGATCGCCTGATGAAGGAGCTCAGGGAGATCTACCGCTCTCAGAGTTATAAGAACG GCATCTACTCCGTGGAGCTGGTGAACGACAGTCTGTACGAGTGGCACGTCAAGCTCAGGAC tgtGGATCCGGACAGTCCTTTACACAGTGACCTGCAGGTGCTGAAAGAAAAGGAAGGCATGGACTACATCCTCCTCAGCTTCTCATACAAA GATAATTTTCCCTTCGATCCTCCGTTTGCACGTGTGGTTTCTCCTGTCCTCTCCGGAGG GTATGTTCTCGGCGGAGGGGCTCTGTGTATGGAGCTGCTCACTAAacag ggCTGGAGCAGTGCCTACTCCATCGAGTCCGTCATCATGCAGATAAACGCCACTTTAGTCAAAGGAAAGGCAAGAGTGCAGTTCGGAGCCAATAAG AATCAGTACAGTCTCGCCAGAGCACAGCAGTCGTATAAATCACTGGTGCAGATCCACGAAAAGAACG gctGGTACACACCGCCCAAAGAGGACGGCTAG